One genomic segment of Hordeum vulgare subsp. vulgare chromosome 2H, MorexV3_pseudomolecules_assembly, whole genome shotgun sequence includes these proteins:
- the LOC123428857 gene encoding wall-associated receptor kinase-like 8 translates to MARSSGGGKTACARAKRRQLARHFCRAASRPPIKVQRSAAPSRAATAPLSLPPSTCRATAAPAPRPRRATMLPRRRSASGYRGVRERPNDGFYAEIRSGDLRFSLGAYDTPHEAARAFDAAAWRLNRPRRQMNFQDVHTLQQASKMMLAPTRTKIGAMITPPMLHLIAATITLAAAPPVALPGCPEACGNVTVPYPFGVGHGCFREGFNLTCDETSRQPPRLFAGDDAAWVQVVAVSLDGTLRVNTRMVNFSLSENPEKFNRTWSAGGLQQAGRRLTVSPKRNRFVALGCNLVASLVDDDGRFVSVCAAYCSEAHGPGRVSDGSCSGVGCCQTAVPRPGFSSYGIQINDLAQIRVRPNDSSRYGAVFVADREWFAEKGLMLQLDYSTEPQRIADSTVVPTVLEWSLDMKRDKDMFRLPDGLSTAPRRCISANSIVVYNDDDYQRPRCNCSNGYEGNPHIADGCQDIDECQSPGVYPCPQGTCINMPGTYQCSSTRKSIGRLPGLISGIAISAGFGLLFSLLGVAKITNKLKQRRAKKLRQKFFKKNHGLLLQQLISSNKNIAERTRIFSLEELEQATNKFDHNRILGGGGHGTVYKGILSDQSIVAIKKSKIVVQREINQFINEVVILSQTNHRNVVKLFGCCLETEVPLLVYEFISNGTLSFHLHGLSDNPLSWKDRLRIALETARAIAYLHSAASISVYHRDIKCANILLTDTLTAKVSDFGASRSIAIDETGILTAVQGTHGYLDPEYYYTSRLTEKSDVYSFGVILAELLTRVTPVFSSHSSEGRSLASHFVSLIRDKRLLDILDTQIVEEGGAEDAEVVARLVEACLSLKGEERPTMRQVETTLEDVQNSKFHFNSQIISVKQNGISDQLYKGSKGSEGTRLYSLEKEFIQSSEIPR, encoded by the exons ATGGCGCGCTCCAGCGGCGGCGGAAAAACCGCTTGCGCGCGCGCGAAAAGGCGGCAACTCGCGCGCCATTTTTGCCGCGCCGCTTCCCGCCCGCCTATAAAAGTGCAGCGCTCTGCCGCTCCCTCGCGCGCCGCCACCGctccgctctctctccctccctctacctgtcgcgccaccgccgccccagcGCCCCGCCCCCGACGCGCCACCATGCTgccgcgccgccgttctgcgtcgggctaccgcggcgttcGCGAGCGCCCCAACGAcgggttctacgccgagatacgctccggcgatctccggttTAGCCTCGGCGCATACGACACAccgcacgaggccgcccgcgcgttcgacgcggcggcgtggcgcctaaACAGGCCGCGCCGTCAAATGAACTTCCAGGACGTCCacacgctccagcaggc CAGCAAGATGATGCTGGCTCCCACAAGAACAAAGATCGGCGCCATGATCACACCACCCATGCTTCACCTCATAGCAGCTACTATAACACTAGCCGCCGCGCCGCCGGTAGCCTTGCCTGGCTGCCCCGAGGCCTGCGGCAACGTGACCGTCCCGTACCCGTTCGGCGTCGGGCACGGTTGCTTCCGCGAAGGATTCAACCTCACCTGCGACGAGACGAGCCGCCAACCGCCGAGGCTGTTCGCCGGCGACGACGCTGCATGGGTGCAAGTGGTCGCCGTCTCTCTGGACGGCACCCTGCGGGTCAACACCAGGATGGTCAACTTCTCGCTGAGCGAGAACCCCGAGAAGTTCAACCGCACGTGGTCCGCAGGCGGCCTACAGCAGGCCGGCCGCCGCCTGACGGTGTCCCCGAAGCGCAACCGGTTCGTGGCCTTGGGATGCAACCTCGTGGCCAGCCTCGTCGACGACGACGGCCGCTTCGTCAGCGTGTGCGCCGCGTACTGCTCGGAGGCGCACGGCCCTGGGCGGGTGAGCGACGGCTCGTGCTCCGGCGTCGGCTGCTGCCAGACGGCCGTCCCGCGGCCGGGATTCTCGTCCTACGGCATCCAGATCAATGATCTGGCCCAGATCAGGGTGAGACCCAACGATTCCTCCAGGTACGGAGCGGTGTTCGTTGCCGACCGGGAGTGGTTCGCAGAGAAGGGGCTCATGCTGCAGCTGGATTACTCGACGGAGCCGCAGAGGATCGCTGATTCGACGGTGGTTCCGACGGTGTTGGAATGGTCGCTTGACATGAAGCGTGACAAGGACATGTTCCGGCTGCCGGATGGCTTGTCGACTGCTCCCAGGAGATGCATAAGCGCCAACAGCATCGTGGTCTACAACGACGACGATTACCAACGGCCGCGGTGCAACTGCTCGAATGGATACGAGGGCAATCCCCACATCGCCGATGGATGCCAAG ATATCGACGAGTGCCAATCCCCAGGTGTTTATCCATGTCCACAGGGAACCTGCATAAATATGCCAGGAACATACCAATGCTCATCAACAAGGAAAAGTATCGGCAGGCTCCCAG GCTTAATTTCTGGAATTGCAATTAGTGCTGGTTTTGGGTTACTATTTTCACTTCTCGGTGTTGCCAAAATCACCAATAAACTAAAGCAACGAAGAGCCAAAAAGTTGAGACAAAAATTCTTCAAGAAAAACCATGGGCTGCTTCTACAACAGTTAATCTCTTCAAACAAAAATATAGCAGAAAGAACAAGGATTTTTAGCTTGGAAGAGCTGGAGCAAGCTACCAACAAATTTGACCATAATCGCATCCTTGGCGGCGGTGGCCATGGCACGGTGTACAAAGGCATCTTATCTGATCAAAGCATCGTGGCCATCAAGAAGTCTAAAATTGTTGTTCAACGAGAAATTAACCAGTTCATCAATGAGGTTGTCATACTTTCACAAACAAACCATAGGAATGTGGTGAAGCTCTTTGGCTGCTGCCTTGAGACAGAAGTTCCTCTACTTGTTTACGAGTTCATATCAAATGGAACTCTCTCGTTTCATCTCCATGGCCTAAGTGATAACCCTTTATCATGGAAAGATAGGCTGAGaattgcattggaaactgccaggGCCATTGCATATCTACACTCTGCTGCTTCCATATCAGTATACCATAGAGATATCAAATGCGCCAATATACTACTTACTGATACTTTAACAGCAAAAGTGTCGGATTTTGGAGCTTCAAGGTCAATTGCAATAGACGAAACAGGAATTCTTACAGCCGTCCAAGGAACCCATGGTTACCTTGATCCTGAATACTACTACACTAGTCGGCTCACGGAGAAAAGCGATGTTTACAGCTTTGGTGTCATCCTAGCAGAACTACTGACAAGGGTGACACCAGTTTTTTCTTCCCATTCGTCGGAAGGCAGAAGCCTAGCATCACATTTTGTGTCACTTATAAGAGACAAGCGATTGTTAGATATTCTAGATACACAAATTGTTGAGGAGGGAGGggctgaagatgctgaggtggttGCAAGACTCGTGGAAGCATGCTTAAGTTTAAAAGGTGAAGAAAGGCCTACAATGAGACAAGTTGAGACAACACTTGAAGATGTGCAGAACTCAAAGTTCCATTTCAATTCTCAGATCATAAGTGTGAAGCAGAATGGTATAAGCGATCAGTTATACAAGGGAAGCAAAGGTAGTGAAGGAACTAGACTGTACAGCTTGGAAAAAGAGTTCATCCAGTCATCTGAAATTCCAAGATGA